CTAATATGAATGACATAGATGAGGTCGTAAGCAAAACGAGAATAGTGTGGGAGGGTGGTGAAGCACAGTCTGTAGAGTGGTGGAGTATACGGAAAGATCAAACCATTTTCCTTAAAGAGCTTATATTAAGAAAAGGAAAATACTTTGGCCGTGACGTCATTGTGGCAACAGGTCGTGATATTACAGAGCGAAAGGAGGTTGAAAATAAGCTGCTGAAAAATAATGAAGAATTAAAAAACCTTAATGAAGCGCTCGATGCATTTGTTTATAGCGCCTCTCATGACCTGAAAGCCCCTTTGATGTCAGTAAAGGGTCTGATAAATCTGATGGAAGTGGACAGGGAAACAGACATCAACTATTATCTGGAGCGAATCAAGCTGGCTATAGAAAAGCTGACGGATTTTGTTAATGACCTCGTGGAGTATTCCAGAAATACACGGACAGAGTTAAAAGTCGAAAAGGTCAATTTCAACCGGCTAATGATTGAGGTGCTACATAATTTTGAGTTTTTGCCCGACGATCAAAAGGTTAAAAAAGATATCAGCATCGATCCTATTGATAATTTCTTCTCTGACCGCTACAGGATATTTATCGTCCTTAATAACCTTGTTTCAAATGCCATCCGCTACAGCGATGGAACAAAAAGTGAAAGCTATATCAAGGTCACCATTACTCAGGATAGAAATGAAGTAGTGATAACCGTCGAGGATAATGGTATTGGGATAGCCGAAGAACATTTTGAAAATATATTTGACATGTTTTATCGTGCTACAGATACAAAGACAGGCTCAGGACTTGGTTTATATATTGTTAAAGAAACTTTACTCAAGTTAAGTGGAACTGTAAAATACACTTCTGAGGTCAAAAAAGGCACTTGTTTTGAAGTGAGGTTACCCAGTTTGCAGTGATCTAATAAGCTGATCCCATTTGTACTTTACTGCCATTTGCAGTTTTACTTTCAACAGGCGCGGCCATGCAGCAGGTTGATCCCAGTAAAAACATCCCAATTTCATCACCTATAGATAATCGAGCTCCTTCCTTAAAAACTCTATCAAGAACAATAGTACCTACAGCTGGTCCACCTACTATGGAAAGGTACCAGGGGCGGCCCTTTTCATCTTTGAGAGAAACATTTACCCTCTCATTACGGATTGCAGGCAATGAAGGGTCCGTTTTGTAGACCCATGGCCTTAACAATACGAGCTCTCCTGATATGCGCTCAGAAGCCACAGCAGTGCCATTGACAGGAGAATGAATACGGTGATAGTTGTTATTGTGTAGAAACACATTTGAGAAGTAATAATCATCAGGAATTTCCATTCCGAAACTTCCAAAAATAGTTCGTATATGCCTTCGGTCTCCCTTTACATTAACCTCAGGTATGTCGGCTATTCGTCCGCTATCGCATAGCAAGCCTTCGCATGGCCAGATATACGGTGAGTCTATTTTAGGTGGCTTTATATACTTTCGTGTAAAGAAGTCTTGAAAGCTACTGTAGCCATCATGGCCGCTTTCCGATTGAAATAATTTCAGATAGCTACTGTCCAGTCCGTTAAGCTTGCAGTATGGTGGGATGATGTGGCGGGTAAATGCCTTATTGTATATTTTGGAATAGACTTTAGACACTTGCTTTTGCCAGTATGCCGGGATTATTCCCCAAACATTTAATGATACGAAACGATAGAAGGGTGTTGTCATTGAGTGTTATTGTTGAACCTGATAGGTTTTACGGGCACTGCTTTCAAAAGATGAAGTTGAAAGCTGCTATTAGACCAACAGCTTATAGCGAATGATCAATGACAAAAATTATAATACGGAAATATCCTAAATGTAGAATTCCAGTTGGAAAACGGGGGATGAAGTGGCTTGAAGAGGCCGTACGGCCAGTATGTTGGCGTTATTAAATACATCTATAAATTCAGTCCGGCTAATGCGCTCCTTGCTTTGTCCAGGTTTGATCTTATGGTACTGCATACGACCGGACTGATTTGCAGTGGCACTATAGACAAAATTATATCTGAAAGGAATAGGGGAGGGTACAAACCTCAAGTTACCCATATAAAGCCTCCTTTATTAATATGAATTCTTAAAATCAGCGTATAGCATACTGTTCTGTATTGAATTGTACTGGGCTAATAGGGTGTATGCTGAATTGGGAACATAATTAAAACGCTGTTTAAAACTTTCTACTTCAGCAGACAACTCTTTAACATAAAACCTGATTTGTTCCAGATTCTTACACCTTTTTGGTTTTTCAAAATTTTGCCTGGCAAAACTTGAGAACTGCTCGTCTAATTTCTTTTTTTCAAACTCGCTCATTGTTGTGTGTATTATTGCACTTAATTATATCGTAATAATAGCTATTTAATCTAATTTAAGCAATTATTGCATATAATTTTTGTGAAAAAATGCACAAAATTTTAACAATCAGTTTTCCAGCTTAAAATCAATTGATTAATTATAAATATCTGATATACAGAAATTTGAATTCTATTAATTAATGTGTTTATTTCATTGTGAGGATGTAAGCTTA
This region of Fulvivirga ulvae genomic DNA includes:
- a CDS encoding sensor histidine kinase translates to MSKEIEDLKAEVKRLKEMLDRNNSSEADQTFKDLFDNSTDLIYIHDENGVFIDVNQAVVDKYGYGKEEVIGNTPVMFSAPNMNDIDEVVSKTRIVWEGGEAQSVEWWSIRKDQTIFLKELILRKGKYFGRDVIVATGRDITERKEVENKLLKNNEELKNLNEALDAFVYSASHDLKAPLMSVKGLINLMEVDRETDINYYLERIKLAIEKLTDFVNDLVEYSRNTRTELKVEKVNFNRLMIEVLHNFEFLPDDQKVKKDISIDPIDNFFSDRYRIFIVLNNLVSNAIRYSDGTKSESYIKVTITQDRNEVVITVEDNGIGIAEEHFENIFDMFYRATDTKTGSGLGLYIVKETLLKLSGTVKYTSEVKKGTCFEVRLPSLQ
- a CDS encoding phosphatidylserine decarboxylase, with amino-acid sequence MTTPFYRFVSLNVWGIIPAYWQKQVSKVYSKIYNKAFTRHIIPPYCKLNGLDSSYLKLFQSESGHDGYSSFQDFFTRKYIKPPKIDSPYIWPCEGLLCDSGRIADIPEVNVKGDRRHIRTIFGSFGMEIPDDYYFSNVFLHNNNYHRIHSPVNGTAVASERISGELVLLRPWVYKTDPSLPAIRNERVNVSLKDEKGRPWYLSIVGGPAVGTIVLDRVFKEGARLSIGDEIGMFLLGSTCCMAAPVESKTANGSKVQMGSAY